A genomic region of Pseudomonas sp. KU43P contains the following coding sequences:
- the rplP gene encoding 50S ribosomal protein L16, which translates to MLQPKRTKFRKQMTGHNRGLALRGSKVSFGEFALKAVARGRLTARQIESARRALTRHVKRGGKIWIRVFPDKPISKKPLEVRMGKGKGSVEYWVAQIQPGKVLYEIEGVSEELAREAFALAAAKLPLATSFVKRTVM; encoded by the coding sequence ATGTTGCAACCAAAGCGTACAAAATTCCGCAAGCAGATGACTGGCCACAACCGTGGTCTGGCACTGCGCGGTAGCAAAGTCAGCTTCGGCGAATTCGCCCTGAAAGCTGTTGCTCGCGGTCGCCTCACCGCTCGCCAGATCGAGTCCGCACGTCGTGCGCTGACTCGTCACGTTAAACGTGGCGGTAAGATCTGGATCCGTGTGTTCCCGGACAAGCCGATCTCCAAGAAGCCTCTCGAGGTTCGTATGGGTAAAGGTAAGGGTTCCGTGGAATACTGGGTTGCCCAGATCCAGCCAGGCAAAGTCCTGTACGAGATCGAGGGTGTTTCTGAAGAGCTGGCGCGCGAAGCTTTCGCCCTGGCTGCTGCAAAGCTGCCTCTCGCCACCTCCTTTGTTAAGCGGACGGTGATGTGA
- the rpsC gene encoding 30S ribosomal protein S3 — protein sequence MGQKVHPTGIRLGIVKEHTSVWYADGATYADYLLKDLKTREYLQDKLKSASVSRIDIHRPAQTARITIHTARPGIVIGKKGEDVEKLRQDLTKQMGVPVHINIEEIRKPELDAMLVAQSVAQQLERRVMFRRAMKRAVQNAMRIGAKGIKIQVSGRLGGAEIARTEWYREGRVPLHTLRADIDYNTYEAHTTYGVIGVKVWIFKGEVIGGRQEELKPQAPAPRKKAAK from the coding sequence ATGGGTCAGAAAGTACATCCCACTGGCATTCGCCTGGGAATCGTCAAGGAGCACACCTCCGTCTGGTACGCAGACGGTGCTACTTACGCAGATTACCTGTTGAAGGATCTGAAAACGCGTGAGTACCTCCAAGACAAACTAAAAAGCGCGTCCGTAAGCCGTATCGATATTCATCGTCCGGCTCAAACTGCACGCATCACCATCCACACCGCTCGTCCCGGTATCGTTATCGGTAAGAAAGGTGAAGATGTCGAGAAGCTGCGTCAGGACCTGACCAAGCAGATGGGTGTGCCTGTGCACATCAACATCGAAGAGATCCGCAAGCCGGAACTCGACGCTATGCTGGTTGCGCAGAGCGTAGCTCAGCAGCTGGAACGCCGCGTAATGTTCCGTCGCGCCATGAAGCGCGCCGTACAGAACGCCATGCGTATTGGTGCCAAGGGCATCAAGATCCAGGTGAGCGGTCGTCTCGGCGGTGCTGAGATTGCTCGTACCGAGTGGTATCGCGAAGGTCGTGTGCCTCTGCACACCCTGCGTGCCGATATCGACTACAACACCTACGAAGCTCACACCACTTACGGTGTGATCGGTGTGAAGGTTTGGATCTTCAAAGGCGAAGTTATTGGTGGTCGCCAAGAAGAACTGAAACCACAAGCACCAGCGCCTCGTAAAAAAGCTGCTAAGTAA